The DNA region TGAGTTAAAAAGCGAATTGTAAAAATACGCTTCGCTAAACTTTCCGTTACTTTCGCTTGTACCGTTAAAAATTTCGTTGGTCTTGTCGATACGTTCTCCCACTTCGTCTAAAAATTTTCCTATATCGGCAAACCTTTTGTCGAGTTCTTCGTCGCGTTTCTTTTGTTGTTCTCTTGATTCTGCAAAATCTTTTGCGTTATTATTCATAATAGCGCGAATTTCCGCTAATTCTCTTTCCCACTGTTCCATTATATGCCCCTAAGATTAAAACGTTACGACAAATATACCATCCGCCGAAAACCAAAAGCGAAACGTATTCCTACATCCCGCTTTTCGTATAAAGCCTGCAAGTAATTATTTCTTACCGTCTCACTCCCAACTTCGCCGAATATTTATACGCTTTTCCACTGTTTCCTCTCGCTTCGGCGACAATCAGATAAGTTCCGTTCGCTACGTTTCTGCCGACGTTATTGGTCAAGTTCCACTCGACTTTACCGCTTCTTGTTTCAGTCTCAAACACAACGTTACCGATATTATCATAAATGACTGTCTTAATCTGAGAAACTTTCTCGCCATTCGGTAAGTCGATGGTGATAACCGCCTTATCGGAGACTATGTTGTTTGACAATCTAATACCGTTGCGCCCGTCGTTGCGCTTAATCTCAATTGGCGAAGCAATGTCATTTATTGTCAATGTCGCGGTCATATACTCAGGAACGTTGTAATTGCTTTGGTCGGTTACGGAAAACATTGCCGTTACCTCGTGCGTTCCTATCGCCGTTTTACCGTTGCCGATGTAAGAAACGCTTACACCGGTATGCAAATCACCGCTAATTTCAATACTGTGGGTATTGCCGTCGTATGTTACGGTTTTTGGTGCAAATGTAATGCCGTCCATATTGTAACTTGCCTTCGCAATTGTCCAAGAAAAAGGAATATCGGCAGTCGTTCCATCCGTCCACTCGTAATTTGTCTTGTCTGCCAAAATCACCGTCGCATTGTAATTACCCGCGTTTGTGCCTTTATCGCCGGATACATTATATGCCGCATTTGCCGCAATCTCTAACGATTGCTCGCTTCCGGTATAAACAAAAGAAGTATTCGTTGCCGTCGGCTTGGTTATTTTTGTCTTAGCCACCGATACGTTTACGCTAATATTTGCAGCGGAATTGTAGTAATTGTCATCTCCGGCAAAATTCGCTTTGAACGTTTGTGTTCCCGCATTGCCTACCGATGTTGTCGTCGCGTCCGCCCACGACCAACCGGTCGGTAATTCCACATTTGCCAGAGTCTGCCCTAATTTTGCGGTTAATCCTGCCGGTGCCGCCGGATTCTGTTTCCAGAATCTTGAATAATAACCACTAAAACCTTTTACTGCCGATTCGTCCGCCATAAAATTGTCATAACAATACAATTCCCACAGATAGGTATTGTTAGACAAGTCAAGTGTTGTCAGTTGGTTATTGTAACAATCCAAATTTGACAGATTGGTATTTTTCGACACATCCAACGTTGTTAATTGGTTGTAAGAACAACCCAATTCCCACAAATTCGTATTACTCGATACATTCAACGTTGTTAATTGGTTGTAAGAACAATTTAAATACTTCAAATTTGTATTATTAGACAAATCCAGTGTCGTCAAATTGTTCTTTCTGCAAGACAATATCTCTATTAACGGGAAATATTCTATTCCCGCAAGAGAAGTTATATCACTGTAGCTTACGTCAAGGCTAATTATTCCCATTACGTCGTTGTCATATATCGGCGCAGGAGCACTTTTCCCAATGTAATCATACACTGCTGCCTTAAAGTTCGGGTCTGTAAACTTATTGGTAATGTCTGTCGCCGACAAATTCTTTTGCGGATAAAAATAATAATAATTGTAGTACCATTCCTTCAACCCTATAATTTTACTTTCGTCCTCAAAATAATTTACTCTCACATCAAGATTACTAAGGTTTGTATTCTTCGACAAATCCAGTGTCGTCATTGAATTGTTACTACAAATTAAGTACTGCAGTATAGTGTTTTTCGCTACATCCAACGAAGTCAATTCGTTGTTTCTGCAATACAAGTATCGCAAATTATCACTGTCAGGCAAAATAAGCGAAGTCAATTTGTTGTCATCACAATCCAAATACGACAGATTGATATTCTTTGACACGTCAAGTGTTGTCAGTTGGTGGTTATTGTAACAATACAACTCTTGCAGTGAGAGAAAATACTCTATTCCCGCAAGAGAAGTTATGTTACTGTAAGTTACATAAAAGTTAGTTATACCGATTACGTCGTTGTCATATATCAGCGCAGGAGCACTTTTACCGATGTTGTTATACACTCTCGCTCTAAAATCGAGGTCTGTAAACTTATTGGTAATGTCTGTATCCGTTGCATTTTTCTGCGGGTCAAAATAAAAACCTTGGTAAAGAGACGTTTCGTCTAACCCGATAATTTTACTTTTATTTTCCAAATGATTCGCGCGTACATCAAGATTATTAAGCTTCGTATTCTTTGATATGTCAAGCGTTGTTAAATTATTGCCGGAGCAATCCAAGCGTGTCAGCGCGGTAAGATGTTCTATTCCCGCAAGAGAAGTTATGTTACTCCTCGACACGTTAAGATAATCTATGTACTTTATATCATCAAAAAATATCGGTGAACCGGACGGTTTGCCAATATAATTATAGACAGCCGCTCTGAAATTCTCATCCGTAAAATCGGAAGAAATGTTCGTATCGTCACCATCCCACCATTCCAAACCGTAAAGTTTGATAGACGTTACCGTAACGGTTATAGATTGGTTGTAATGTTCATGAGTAAACTCAATGTCCGATTCAATATTATTTTTACTCACACTGGAAAGGTCTGCAGGTCCAGTATATCCATCATCAACCATCCACTCGGGCACCTTGAAATCCGACAGGTTAAGTGTTACTGTCTTGTTAGTGCCGCTTGATAATTTTGCATAATAAATAACATTTTCACCGTAATATTTAAGAGTAGTCAATATGCCGACAAGAATTTCTTTGCTTGCAGTATAAGTAATTTCTATTTTTTCAAGAGTTGCCATTGTTTTAACATCAAGAAATGCATCGACTCCTGCATAAGGCCAAATTTTATCTTCATCCGTATCGGATAATGTCATGGTAACCGTAAGAGGGTTTTGGTTAGTGATATTGACTTTTGTTCCTTCGCCGTAATCGTCTATGTAATAGTCCCATTGAAGATATTCGTCATCAAACAAATCAATATAATCCGCAACCGGGTCAGCAGCCCACACAATCGCTGTTGCCGCCAAAGCAATTGCTAAAAACTTTTTTGTCATTACAAAACTCCTTTGTAAAATTGTTGTTAAATTGTTCTCTTTTTTTCTCAATCCGTTTAATACTATCCGATTAAAACGATTTCTTCCCGCTGTTTAAGAATTGGGATTGTGGCTATTTGGTGACATAAGCGTATAAGTCCCAACTCTGTAAATGAAACACGTTTCATAGAAACCTCCTAAATATCCGTTAATATCTTTTGTAATCCTATAATTATCTTTCAAAATCACGCCGCTTTTCAGTTTGCGCCGTCTCTGAGAAAATTGTCGTAATCGTAAACGTTTTTGGGAAATTTGGAAAATAGGCCGAGCAAGAAGTTTGTGAAAGTATGAATCACGTGTTTTTTCTTTGTACGTCTGAACGGGTCTACGTCTGAACGGGTCTATATATATTATGTAATATATATAGTTTGTAATTATAGAAATTTTGTCGTACGCTACCTGAGAGAGAGAGAGAGAGAGAGAGAGAGAGAGAGAGAGAGAGAGAGAGAGAGAGAGTACAATCCGTCTGCCGTCGCTGTCAAGGGTTTTGTTGATATTTGCAGAAATTTTTTCATTTTGTTTCTTTCTCTGTTTTCGCCGTTTTAATTTAACATTCGGTACTAATATAATATTTGTAGTATTTTATTAGTATGAAATTTAAATATATTTTCAAAATATTTGCAATATTAGCGTCGCTTTTATTAGCTGCGTGTTCTGAAATATTATTAGGCGACAGCACGGCGGACGGTTATTATACGATTTCTTTCGATTCGCAAGGCGGAACAAATTGCCCGCCTCAAACCGTTACGCTCGGTTCGACTATAATTCTGCCTGCGGCAAATCGAAGCGGTTATATTTTTGAAGGCTGGTTTAGCGCAAATTACGGCGGGGTTTATTACGGTTTGGGCGGAGACGCTTATACGGTTAATTTAAGCAGGACTCTGTATGCTCATTGGGGCGGTGAAATCGGCGGCGATTATCGTACGGTTTTTTTTAATTCGCAAGGCGGAACAATTTGTTCCGATAAAACCGTTACGCTCGGTTCGACTATAACTCTGCCTTTTACAAATCGAAGCGGTTATATTTTTGAAGGTTGGTTTAGCGCAAATTACGGCGGGGTTTATTACGGTTTGGGCGGAGACGCTTATACGGTTAACTCCGATAAAACGTTATATGCGCATTGGATTTGGTGTACATCGCCGTCCGTACCGACGGGCGTATCGGCTGCGGCTATATCGTCAAACAGCGTTAAAATTTCATGGAACGCGGTCGCGGGTGCGGATTATTATGAAGTATATTGGAGTGAAAATCCTACGGGTTATTATGAATGGTTCGGATATGCGTACTCGACGTCCTATATCGACGACGATCAGTATAATTTACCTTCGACTACGTATTATTACAAGGTAAAAGCGGTAAACGACTGCGGAGAAAGCGGGTTTTCAAATTACGCCTATGCGACTACTATGGGCGGCGGTTATGGGACGCTTGTGATAAACAACGCGTCCTATGATTATGACATCGTAGGCGTTTATATTGAAAATATCGTTACGGAAGATTACATTGACGATTGGAATAACTGGAGTGCGATAATTCAACGAAACGGCGGCAAGTCGTATCAGTTGCC from Chitinispirillales bacterium includes:
- a CDS encoding InlB B-repeat-containing protein, giving the protein MKFKYIFKIFAILASLLLAACSEILLGDSTADGYYTISFDSQGGTNCPPQTVTLGSTIILPAANRSGYIFEGWFSANYGGVYYGLGGDAYTVNLSRTLYAHWGGEIGGDYRTVFFNSQGGTICSDKTVTLGSTITLPFTNRSGYIFEGWFSANYGGVYYGLGGDAYTVNSDKTLYAHWIWCTSPSVPTGVSAAAISSNSVKISWNAVAGADYYEVYWSENPTGYYEWFGYAYSTSYIDDDQYNLPSTTYYYKVKAVNDCGESGFSNYAYATTMGGGYGTLVINNASYDYDIVGVYIENIVTEDYIDDWNNWSAIIQRNGGKSYQLPQGGWDVEVYDDYGDGYYAQVNISRGQTKTLTYDGYSLR